One Edaphobacter flagellatus genomic region harbors:
- a CDS encoding (2Fe-2S)-binding protein, protein MPFKININRKSQTVDAADDTPLLWVLRDTLDMKGTKYGCGIGMCGACTVLMDGKAVRSCLLPIAQVTGSITTIEGLAEGDRLHPVQQAWMDLDVPQCGYCQGGQILSAVSLLAQHPKPTDAEIEAGMTNICRCATYNRIKAAVHRAAGTEG, encoded by the coding sequence ATGCCTTTCAAGATCAACATCAATCGGAAGTCTCAAACGGTAGATGCGGCTGATGACACCCCGCTGTTATGGGTGTTGCGCGATACGCTCGATATGAAGGGCACGAAATACGGCTGCGGCATCGGCATGTGCGGCGCATGTACCGTGCTGATGGACGGCAAAGCCGTTCGTTCCTGTTTGCTGCCGATCGCACAAGTGACGGGAAGCATCACGACCATCGAAGGATTGGCGGAAGGGGATAGGTTGCATCCTGTCCAGCAGGCCTGGATGGACCTCGATGTGCCTCAGTGCGGCTACTGTCAGGGCGGTCAGATTCTCAGTGCAGTTTCACTTCTGGCCCAGCACCCCAAGCCGACCGATGCAGAGATCGAAGCGGGGATGACCAATATCTGTCGCTGTGCCACTTACAACCGCATCAAAGCAGCGGTCCATCGTGCTGCTGGCACCGAAGGTTGA